From a single Streptomyces sp. 1331.2 genomic region:
- a CDS encoding AfsR/SARP family transcriptional regulator: protein MRLEFRVLGPLRARCDDREVELGRPQQRAVLAALLLSPGQLVPTERLVEGLWGEDDTRWPKDPVGQIGTHAHRLRRALGAPGLLVAAAGGYGLAVPRESVDLFRYEAAVAEAVALRHQDPVRARELLVAALGAWEGDRALDGVPGAFAERARERLAAGRFAAVKALLDLDVVLGRHTDAVEPLAALAASHPQDEEVHRLRLLALHRCGRTAEALAVYEELRERLDRELGLEPAAAVVELADRIRRGQPPVPLRRLPRPGQLPPDIPDLVGRAALARQAERVLRTAGGAPAVGSPVVGLSGPAGSGTSALAVHVAHAVQDGFPDGQLYTKGGEPGAVLAAFLRALGERPADGAPADELSAHYRAALAGRRVLVVLDGVADPTPLLPLAAGCAAVVTGADPGVLPVDAVRLAVGPLEPHDAHELLARIVGVERISREPAAAAELAGLCGYLPVLLRTAATRLAARPWWSVADLVRWFTERG, encoded by the coding sequence GTGCGGCTCGAATTCCGCGTGCTGGGGCCGTTGCGCGCCCGGTGCGACGACCGTGAGGTAGAACTCGGCCGGCCGCAGCAGCGGGCCGTGCTGGCCGCGCTGCTGCTTTCTCCGGGGCAGCTGGTGCCGACGGAGCGGCTGGTCGAGGGCTTGTGGGGCGAGGACGATACGCGTTGGCCGAAGGATCCGGTCGGCCAGATCGGCACCCATGCGCACCGTTTGCGGCGGGCGCTGGGCGCCCCCGGGCTGCTGGTGGCGGCGGCCGGCGGGTACGGGTTGGCGGTGCCGCGCGAGTCGGTGGACCTGTTCCGTTACGAGGCCGCGGTGGCCGAGGCCGTCGCGCTGCGTCACCAGGATCCGGTCCGGGCTCGGGAGTTGCTGGTGGCCGCGCTCGGGGCGTGGGAGGGCGACCGCGCGCTGGACGGCGTGCCGGGCGCGTTCGCCGAACGGGCGCGGGAGCGGCTGGCGGCCGGCCGCTTCGCGGCGGTGAAGGCGCTGCTCGACCTGGACGTGGTGCTCGGCCGGCACACCGACGCGGTGGAGCCGCTGGCCGCCCTGGCCGCCTCGCACCCGCAGGACGAGGAGGTGCACCGGCTGCGTCTGCTGGCGCTGCACCGGTGCGGCCGGACGGCCGAGGCACTGGCGGTGTACGAGGAGCTGCGGGAGCGGCTGGACCGCGAACTGGGGCTGGAGCCGGCGGCCGCGGTGGTCGAGCTGGCCGATCGGATCCGGCGGGGACAGCCGCCGGTGCCGCTGCGGCGGCTGCCCAGGCCCGGCCAGCTCCCGCCGGACATCCCCGACCTGGTCGGCCGGGCCGCGCTGGCCCGGCAGGCGGAACGGGTGCTGCGAACGGCCGGAGGTGCGCCGGCGGTGGGTTCGCCGGTGGTGGGGCTGTCGGGCCCGGCGGGCAGCGGCACTTCGGCGTTGGCGGTGCACGTCGCCCACGCCGTCCAGGACGGCTTCCCGGACGGCCAGCTGTACACAAAGGGCGGGGAGCCGGGCGCCGTGCTGGCGGCCTTCCTGCGGGCCCTGGGCGAACGACCCGCCGACGGTGCCCCGGCCGACGAGCTGAGCGCCCACTACCGGGCGGCGCTGGCCGGGCGGCGCGTCCTGGTGGTGCTGGACGGGGTGGCTGACCCGACCCCGCTGCTGCCCCTGGCCGCGGGCTGCGCGGCCGTGGTGACCGGGGCGGACCCCGGGGTGCTGCCCGTCGACGCGGTCCGGCTGGCGGTCGGACCGCTGGAACCGCACGACGCCCACGAGCTGCTGGCGCGGATCGTGGGCGTCGAACGGATCAGCCGGGAGCCGGCCGCGGCGGCCGAGCTGGCCGGCCTGTGCGGCTACCTGCCCGTGCTGCTGCGGACGGCGGCGACCCGGCTCGCGGCCCGGCCCTGGTGGTCGGTGGCGGACCTGGTCAGGTGGTTCACCGAACGGGGGTGA
- a CDS encoding AfsR/SARP family transcriptional regulator: MGDMGGAGLRFGLLGPLRAWYGEQELELGRPQQRAVLAVLLQATGRTVAVPVLVEGVWGGAEPADPRKAVQLAVSRLRSAFRPYTGGDPDRMPLVRVGDGYAFRAPHAEVDAAAWEELLAEAGRLRESDAPPRDVREVLRSAQRLWVGEPLAGLPGPHAEAVRARLAEQRISAKETELELDAELGDRTDLTAEAEALALEHPGRPRLTSVLMRALYQAGRKAEALAVYEDARPSLPPDDRGPAELQLRILREDASLLPTATPAAPAEAATDTWQAPDQLPSGLPDFTGRTEEVETLLDRLAAAGGRAVVVSAVDGMGGVGKTTLAVHVARHVRERFPDGQLFADLRGADHTPPDPGTVLVGFLRALGVDPTEIPTDTGERSALYRSALAGRRVLVVLDNAATPGHVEPLLPGSAGCAVLITSRHRLAGLAGAHQLRLDTLPTEQALELLTRIVGAERVAAEADAAEEVVRACGLLPLAVRIAASRLAADPALTLAALAEGLRHEHRLAELSDGERTVEATFALSYRRLDPELARAFRLLSLPDAPDLPLPCAAALLGRTEDEADELLETLVDLNLLHSPRFGRYGFHDLVRAYARGRLAAEDDAAERTAATDRLLDFCLATARNADLAARKAEPAELCLLGATVASPGRAIADGAEAVRWMRDQAEVHAAAIALGCDDPALPLDRAAELADRMGAVLPERTQTGVIVDLAERIGREAAARGEHGPLALAHYLRGSMLWHINRYAESEEEIRRAVALSDGEDADESGTQGSEGRPRAERVLAKALITLGSNARTHSRYAEAAEHAGRAAALFHRLGAQRAEGSALGEFAFSAAQTGRVDEAREAAERSARLMSASGPVSAAIGRYYLARVLRLCGDPEAALDHAVGAREEFVALQVTVFAAASGDLAARIHAEAGRWLLAVDAAEAVLPLARRTSAALEAGLLRTLGTALDGLGRPRQARACLADALELYERLGIAEESAQVRGLLNR; the protein is encoded by the coding sequence ATGGGTGACATGGGGGGAGCCGGGCTTCGGTTCGGACTGCTGGGGCCGCTGCGGGCCTGGTACGGGGAGCAGGAGCTGGAGTTGGGCAGGCCGCAGCAGCGGGCCGTGCTCGCCGTCCTGCTGCAGGCCACCGGACGGACGGTGGCCGTCCCGGTCCTGGTCGAGGGCGTGTGGGGCGGGGCCGAGCCCGCCGACCCGCGCAAGGCAGTCCAGCTGGCCGTCTCCCGGCTGCGCAGTGCGTTCCGGCCGTACACCGGCGGCGACCCGGATCGGATGCCGCTGGTGCGGGTCGGCGACGGCTACGCGTTCCGGGCGCCGCACGCCGAGGTGGACGCCGCCGCCTGGGAGGAGCTGCTGGCCGAGGCCGGGCGGCTGCGGGAGTCGGACGCACCGCCCCGGGACGTCCGGGAGGTGCTGCGCAGCGCCCAGCGGCTCTGGGTCGGCGAACCGCTCGCCGGCCTGCCCGGGCCGCACGCCGAGGCCGTCCGGGCCCGCCTCGCCGAGCAGCGGATCTCGGCCAAGGAGACCGAGCTGGAGCTGGACGCCGAACTCGGCGACCGCACCGACCTGACCGCGGAGGCCGAAGCACTCGCCCTGGAACACCCCGGGCGGCCCCGGCTCACCAGCGTCCTGATGCGCGCCCTCTACCAGGCGGGCCGCAAGGCCGAAGCGCTCGCCGTGTACGAGGACGCCCGGCCGTCGCTGCCGCCGGACGACCGCGGCCCGGCCGAACTCCAGCTGCGCATCCTGCGCGAGGACGCCTCGCTGCTGCCCACCGCCACCCCCGCCGCCCCGGCCGAGGCCGCCACCGACACCTGGCAGGCCCCCGACCAACTCCCCTCCGGCCTGCCCGACTTCACCGGCCGCACCGAGGAGGTCGAAACCCTCCTGGACCGCCTCGCCGCGGCCGGCGGGCGCGCCGTCGTGGTCTCCGCGGTGGACGGCATGGGCGGCGTCGGCAAGACCACCCTCGCCGTGCACGTCGCCCGGCACGTCCGCGAACGCTTCCCCGACGGGCAACTCTTCGCCGACCTGCGCGGCGCCGACCACACCCCGCCCGACCCGGGCACCGTCCTCGTCGGCTTCCTGCGCGCCCTCGGCGTCGACCCCACCGAGATCCCGACCGACACCGGCGAACGCAGCGCCCTCTACCGCTCGGCGCTCGCCGGCCGGCGCGTCCTCGTCGTCCTCGACAACGCCGCCACACCCGGCCACGTCGAACCGCTGCTACCCGGCTCGGCCGGCTGCGCCGTCCTCATCACCAGCCGCCACCGGCTGGCCGGCCTCGCCGGCGCCCACCAGCTGCGCCTGGACACCCTGCCGACCGAGCAGGCGCTGGAACTGCTCACCCGCATCGTCGGCGCCGAACGCGTCGCCGCCGAAGCCGACGCCGCCGAGGAGGTCGTCCGGGCCTGCGGGCTGCTGCCGCTCGCCGTCCGCATCGCCGCCTCCCGGCTCGCCGCCGACCCCGCGCTCACCCTCGCCGCGCTCGCCGAAGGGCTGCGACACGAACACCGGCTGGCCGAACTCAGCGACGGCGAACGGACGGTGGAAGCCACCTTCGCGCTCTCCTACCGCCGCCTCGACCCCGAACTCGCCCGGGCCTTCCGCCTGCTGTCGCTGCCCGACGCCCCCGACCTGCCGCTGCCCTGCGCCGCCGCCCTGCTCGGGCGCACCGAGGACGAGGCCGACGAACTGCTCGAAACCCTCGTCGACCTCAACCTGCTGCACTCCCCCCGGTTCGGCCGCTACGGCTTCCACGACCTCGTCCGCGCCTACGCCCGCGGCCGGCTCGCCGCCGAGGACGACGCCGCCGAACGCACCGCCGCCACCGACCGGCTGCTCGACTTCTGCCTCGCCACCGCCCGCAACGCCGACCTCGCCGCCCGCAAGGCCGAACCGGCCGAACTCTGCCTGCTCGGCGCCACCGTGGCCTCCCCCGGCCGGGCCATCGCCGACGGCGCGGAAGCCGTGCGCTGGATGCGCGACCAGGCCGAGGTGCACGCCGCCGCCATCGCGCTCGGCTGCGACGACCCGGCGCTGCCGCTCGACCGCGCCGCCGAACTCGCCGACCGGATGGGCGCCGTGCTCCCGGAACGCACCCAGACCGGCGTCATCGTCGACCTCGCCGAACGCATCGGCCGGGAGGCCGCCGCCCGCGGCGAGCACGGGCCGCTCGCCCTCGCCCACTACCTGCGCGGCAGCATGCTCTGGCACATCAACCGCTACGCCGAGTCCGAGGAGGAGATCCGCCGGGCCGTCGCCCTGTCGGACGGGGAGGACGCGGACGAGTCGGGCACCCAGGGGTCGGAGGGGCGGCCACGAGCCGAACGCGTCCTCGCCAAGGCCCTGATCACCCTCGGCAGCAACGCCCGCACCCACAGCCGCTACGCCGAGGCCGCCGAACACGCCGGCCGCGCCGCCGCCCTCTTCCACCGCCTCGGCGCCCAGCGCGCCGAGGGCAGCGCGCTCGGCGAGTTCGCCTTCAGCGCCGCCCAGACCGGCCGGGTCGACGAGGCCCGGGAGGCCGCCGAGCGCAGCGCCCGCCTGATGAGCGCCTCGGGGCCGGTCTCGGCCGCGATCGGCCGCTACTACCTGGCCCGGGTGCTGCGGCTGTGCGGCGACCCGGAGGCGGCGCTCGACCACGCCGTCGGCGCCCGCGAGGAGTTCGTCGCCCTCCAGGTCACCGTCTTCGCCGCCGCGTCCGGTGACCTCGCCGCCCGCATCCACGCCGAGGCCGGCCGCTGGCTGCTCGCCGTCGACGCCGCCGAAGCCGTCCTCCCGCTCGCCCGCCGAACCAGCGCCGCCCTGGAGGCCGGCCTGCTGCGCACCCTCGGCACGGCACTCGACGGCCTAGGCCGGCCGCGCCAGGCCCGGGCCTGTCTGGCGGACGCCCTGGAGCTGTACGAGCGGCTGGGGATCGCCGAGGAATCGGCGCAGGTCAGGGGGTTGCTGAACCGGTAG
- a CDS encoding CAP domain-containing protein, whose protein sequence is MPTLPQHGQTWTLKSANATVADVRSSQTAVGTAIQSWGSNGTTAQGWTFWAKENGSFLLETQLTTGKHPGGQAMVMDYNYSIGQAWLFNEHNQPNQHWCFEPVDNDWIRIRTTRGDEGTLFLTASAPGSPLTLTRQDDGNPAQRWQLVPAGGISGGGQQQQPQPQPQPQPGGADFRTEMLNAVNAERGRVGAPALRLDDRLSAAAQRHANDMASHDLTQHDGTDGSSPWDRIRDAGFVSRASAENVTPGNSVAEAMQMWMNSPHHRDNILGTAYNAIGIGYAPRQRGNWGRYVQTFGQG, encoded by the coding sequence ATGCCCACGCTCCCGCAGCACGGCCAGACCTGGACCCTCAAGTCCGCCAACGCAACGGTCGCCGACGTCCGCTCCAGCCAGACCGCCGTCGGCACCGCCATCCAGTCCTGGGGCTCCAACGGCACCACCGCCCAGGGCTGGACCTTCTGGGCCAAGGAGAACGGCAGCTTCCTTCTGGAGACCCAGCTGACCACCGGCAAGCACCCCGGCGGCCAGGCCATGGTCATGGACTACAACTACTCGATCGGCCAGGCCTGGCTGTTCAACGAGCACAACCAGCCCAACCAGCACTGGTGCTTCGAGCCCGTCGACAACGACTGGATCCGCATCCGCACCACCCGCGGCGACGAGGGCACCCTCTTCCTCACCGCCTCCGCCCCCGGCTCCCCGCTCACCCTCACCCGGCAGGACGACGGCAACCCGGCGCAGCGCTGGCAGCTCGTCCCGGCCGGCGGCATCAGCGGCGGCGGCCAGCAGCAGCAGCCCCAGCCGCAGCCGCAGCCGCAGCCCGGCGGCGCTGACTTCCGCACCGAGATGCTGAACGCCGTCAACGCCGAGCGCGGCCGCGTCGGCGCCCCGGCGCTGCGCCTGGACGACCGCCTCAGCGCGGCCGCCCAGCGCCACGCCAACGACATGGCCTCGCACGACCTGACCCAGCACGACGGCACCGACGGCAGCTCCCCCTGGGACCGCATCCGTGACGCCGGCTTCGTCTCCCGCGCCTCCGCCGAGAACGTCACCCCGGGCAACAGCGTCGCCGAGGCCATGCAGATGTGGATGAACAGCCCGCACCACCGGGACAACATCCTGGGCACCGCCTACAACGCCATCGGCATCGGCTACGCGCCGCGCCAGCGCGGCAACTGGGGCCGCTACGTGCAGACCTTCGGCCAGGGCTGA
- a CDS encoding peptidoglycan-binding protein — protein sequence MSSNAADLINVARDQVGYHEGREGGHWNNIQKFSPAVPGLEWSQGEAWCATFVAWCAQESGNAGRFPVTASCAEGVAWFKERDRFTEYPVIGGQVFFGPGGGSHTGICVAYTASTITTVEANTNDGGSSEGDGVYMKTRERRSDWVYGYGIPEFSEGVVLADPEWKDRAGALYFGQEASPTDSPSDGAAGGSAPAADGGSGGGDAGDGYEPFPGAEFFHDGQNSDVITRMGERLVAEGCSAYAEGPGPEWSDADRESFRNWQHKLGDSGSDADGIPGPKQWAALQVPRG from the coding sequence ATGTCCTCGAACGCGGCGGACCTGATCAACGTCGCCCGTGACCAGGTCGGTTACCACGAGGGTCGCGAAGGCGGGCACTGGAACAACATCCAGAAGTTCTCACCCGCCGTCCCCGGCCTGGAGTGGTCCCAGGGCGAGGCCTGGTGCGCCACCTTCGTCGCCTGGTGCGCCCAGGAGTCCGGCAACGCCGGCCGCTTCCCGGTGACCGCCTCCTGCGCGGAGGGCGTCGCCTGGTTCAAGGAGCGCGACCGCTTCACCGAGTACCCGGTGATCGGCGGCCAGGTCTTCTTCGGCCCGGGCGGCGGCAGCCACACCGGCATCTGCGTGGCCTACACCGCCTCCACCATCACCACCGTCGAGGCGAACACCAACGACGGCGGCAGCTCCGAGGGCGACGGCGTCTACATGAAGACCCGTGAGCGCCGCTCGGACTGGGTCTACGGCTACGGCATCCCGGAGTTCTCCGAGGGCGTCGTCCTCGCCGACCCGGAGTGGAAGGACCGGGCCGGGGCGCTCTACTTCGGGCAGGAGGCCTCCCCGACCGACAGCCCCAGCGACGGCGCGGCCGGCGGCAGCGCTCCGGCGGCCGACGGCGGCAGTGGCGGCGGCGACGCCGGTGACGGCTACGAGCCCTTCCCCGGCGCCGAGTTCTTCCACGACGGCCAGAACAGCGACGTGATCACCCGGATGGGAGAGCGGCTGGTCGCCGAAGGCTGCTCCGCCTACGCCGAGGGCCCCGGCCCCGAGTGGTCCGACGCCGACCGCGAGTCCTTCCGCAACTGGCAGCACAAGCTCGGGGACTCCGGCTCGGACGCCGACGGCATCCCCGGCCCCAAGCAGTGGGCCGCGCTCCAGGTCCCGCGCGGCTGA
- a CDS encoding RICIN domain-containing protein gives MRTAQNTTTRTRRLLASLGAVAAVAGAAVVGAPAAQAAQAAACDLAPGLQTPQKVYNGSAGVLDLPSNNEANGQRIGVYTANDQSTAQTWSFWAYCDGTTAISHGGNGKVVDLDTRSGAVQLWDTPGGWDGLNRPAGDWMQANQKWRLTDEDRGWYLIRNAATGQCLTSAGVAQYTTTAGCNTADPAQRWLLG, from the coding sequence ATGAGAACCGCGCAGAACACCACCACCCGTACCCGCAGGCTCCTCGCCTCGCTGGGCGCCGTCGCGGCCGTCGCGGGGGCGGCCGTCGTCGGTGCACCGGCGGCGCAGGCGGCACAGGCCGCCGCGTGCGACCTGGCGCCCGGGCTGCAGACGCCCCAGAAGGTCTACAACGGCTCCGCCGGTGTGCTGGACCTGCCGAGCAACAACGAGGCCAACGGCCAGCGGATCGGCGTCTACACGGCGAACGACCAGTCCACCGCCCAGACCTGGTCGTTCTGGGCCTACTGCGACGGCACCACGGCCATCTCGCACGGCGGCAACGGCAAGGTCGTCGACCTCGACACCCGCTCCGGCGCCGTCCAGCTGTGGGACACCCCCGGCGGCTGGGACGGTCTCAACCGCCCGGCCGGGGACTGGATGCAGGCCAACCAGAAGTGGCGGCTGACCGACGAGGACCGCGGCTGGTACCTGATCCGCAACGCGGCCACCGGGCAGTGCCTCACCTCCGCCGGGGTCGCCCAGTACACCACGACGGCCGGCTGCAACACCGCCGACCCGGCCCAGCGCTGGCTGCTGGGCTGA
- a CDS encoding GNAT family N-acetyltransferase, producing MPLISLHDRAALAARFRTDPALHLFELGDLDDTHWPNTAWYTVSADHGPVALLYSGGDTPVLLAFARPADVPPLEALLGDLRPFLPRRFTAGLPDGAERALAPDYAVERRTPLLRMLLPDRAAADLVRDVPYEAQPLTTADLADLRTLLAAAYPESWFDPRMLSGGGYVGVRENGRLLAAAGVHVHSPAQRVAVLGNVATHPEARGRGLARACVTALCHRLAADTDHLGLNVRTDNAPAIRLYRRLGFTTVATYNELVLSARASGTA from the coding sequence GTGCCCCTCATCAGCCTGCACGACCGCGCCGCACTCGCCGCCCGGTTCCGCACCGATCCGGCGCTGCACCTCTTCGAGCTCGGCGACCTGGACGACACCCACTGGCCCAACACCGCGTGGTACACCGTCTCCGCCGACCACGGTCCGGTCGCCCTGCTCTACAGCGGCGGCGACACCCCCGTCCTGCTCGCCTTCGCCCGGCCCGCCGACGTACCGCCGCTGGAGGCCCTGCTCGGCGACCTGCGGCCGTTCCTGCCGCGCCGCTTCACCGCCGGACTGCCGGACGGCGCCGAACGGGCCCTCGCACCGGACTACGCGGTCGAGCGCCGCACCCCGCTGCTCCGGATGCTCCTCCCGGACCGGGCTGCAGCCGACCTTGTGCGCGACGTCCCGTACGAGGCACAGCCGTTGACGACAGCCGACCTCGCCGACCTGCGGACCCTGCTGGCCGCGGCCTACCCCGAGTCCTGGTTCGACCCGCGGATGCTGTCCGGCGGCGGCTACGTCGGCGTCCGCGAGAACGGCCGGCTGCTGGCGGCCGCCGGGGTGCACGTCCACTCCCCCGCCCAGCGGGTCGCCGTCCTCGGCAACGTGGCCACCCACCCCGAGGCCCGCGGCCGCGGCCTCGCCCGGGCCTGCGTCACCGCCCTGTGCCACCGGCTCGCCGCCGACACCGACCACCTGGGCCTCAACGTCCGCACCGACAACGCCCCGGCGATCCGGCTCTACCGGCGACTCGGTTTCACCACCGTCGCCACCTACAACGAGTTGGTGCTGAGCGCCCGCGCGTCCGGAACGGCGTAG
- a CDS encoding TetR/AcrR family transcriptional regulator has product MAATGGTGRPEKRNAITQAAMTVFGREGYVRASMDAIAAEAGVSKRTVYNHFADKETLFLSVALQNSAELTETVRALMAKYLDRVVDLRRDLTDLAVERARAVLSAGEHGALGRAIRAEVANIPADVLEAWLEAGPIASLRDLAAHFEALAGRGLLVVEDPALAAEQYTLLTFHGIAERSFWGAVPVADEEVERIAAVGVDAFLRIYGAPAPPRA; this is encoded by the coding sequence GTGGCGGCGACGGGCGGAACGGGGCGGCCGGAGAAGCGCAACGCGATCACGCAGGCCGCGATGACGGTGTTCGGGCGCGAGGGCTACGTACGGGCCAGCATGGACGCGATCGCGGCCGAGGCCGGGGTGTCCAAGCGCACGGTCTACAACCACTTCGCCGACAAGGAGACCCTCTTCCTGTCGGTGGCCCTGCAGAACTCGGCGGAACTGACCGAGACCGTCCGGGCGTTGATGGCGAAGTACCTCGACCGGGTGGTGGACCTGCGCCGGGACCTGACCGACCTCGCCGTCGAGCGGGCCCGCGCGGTGCTGTCCGCCGGGGAGCACGGCGCGCTCGGCCGGGCGATCCGCGCCGAGGTGGCCAACATTCCGGCGGACGTCCTGGAGGCGTGGCTGGAGGCCGGTCCGATCGCCTCGCTGCGCGACCTCGCGGCGCACTTCGAGGCACTGGCCGGCCGGGGGCTGCTGGTGGTCGAGGACCCGGCGCTGGCCGCCGAGCAGTACACGCTGCTGACCTTCCACGGCATCGCCGAGCGCTCCTTCTGGGGCGCCGTCCCGGTGGCGGACGAGGAGGTGGAGCGGATCGCGGCGGTCGGCGTCGACGCCTTCCTGCGGATCTACGGCGCCCCGGCGCCGCCCCGGGCCTGA